The Streptomyces sp. NBC_01255 genome window below encodes:
- a CDS encoding (2Fe-2S)-binding protein yields MPQHTFILNGKAVTADVEGDVRLLWVLRDVLGVTGPKYGCGVGVCRACTSHLNGKAFTPCAVPVDDLAPTDEITTIEGLPDTVGADLHPMQEAWLDLDVAQCGFCQPGQIMAAVATVRRAREAGREITEADLDTIRNICRCGTYHRIRQAVLEGSRRME; encoded by the coding sequence GTGCCGCAGCACACCTTCATCCTGAACGGCAAGGCCGTCACCGCCGACGTCGAGGGCGACGTCCGGCTCCTCTGGGTCCTCAGGGACGTCCTCGGCGTCACCGGCCCCAAGTACGGCTGCGGGGTCGGCGTCTGCCGGGCCTGTACGAGCCACCTCAACGGCAAGGCGTTCACGCCCTGCGCCGTGCCCGTCGACGACCTCGCCCCGACCGACGAGATCACCACGATCGAGGGGCTCCCGGACACCGTGGGCGCCGACCTCCATCCCATGCAGGAGGCCTGGCTCGACCTCGACGTCGCCCAGTGCGGCTTCTGCCAGCCGGGCCAGATCATGGCGGCGGTGGCGACGGTCCGCAGGGCGCGGGAGGCCGGGCGGGAGATCACCGAGGCCGACCTCGACACGATCCGCAACATCTGCCGGTGCGGCACCTACCACCGCATCCGGCAGGCGGTCCTGGAAGGCTCCCGCCGCATGGAGTGA
- a CDS encoding MerR family transcriptional regulator, translating to MRIGELSERTGTPRRLLRYYEEQGLIVADRQPNGYRVYDESNLDRVAQIRGLLDAGLPTRLIKQILPCLNKPRIIHFPDATPEMLATLEEERDRMTERIRCLTRNRDAVAEYLDAVREKLAAGAA from the coding sequence ATGCGGATCGGGGAGCTGTCGGAGCGCACCGGCACACCGCGCAGGCTGCTGCGCTACTACGAGGAGCAGGGCCTCATCGTCGCGGACCGGCAGCCGAACGGCTACCGCGTCTACGACGAGTCGAACCTGGACCGGGTCGCGCAGATCCGGGGGCTCCTCGACGCCGGGCTGCCGACCCGGCTCATCAAGCAGATCCTGCCGTGCCTGAACAAGCCGAGGATCATCCACTTCCCGGACGCCACGCCGGAGATGCTGGCGACCCTTGAGGAGGAGCGGGACCGGATGACCGAGCGGATCCGGTGCCTCACCCGGAACCGGGACGCGGTGGCGGAGTATCTGGACGCCGTACGGGAGAAGTTGGCGGCCGGGGCGGCGTAG